A genomic stretch from Sphingorhabdus pulchriflava includes:
- a CDS encoding Fic family protein, with the protein MSEFSLAALPEVFVSDSSISKTVYEAVERGKLRKLGSRLYTRNLTEDPKRLIRRNWYNLIASYYPDAVIADRTALENKPAEDGSVFLISAKRREVELPGLTFRPRVGPKPIDSDRPFSGVRLASIPRAYLENLRESRARGGRLTRTMSRDELEKRLDALIRQQGEAAANRLRDDAKAIAPKLGYEAEAAELNELIGSLLGTRDGDLSSAVGKARHAGQPFDPDRIRLFETLFAALRDTFVERRPAPERDGEASATLAFFEAYFSNFIEGTEFTVEEAAEIVFEGVIPQERPADAHDVLGTFRVVSDLAHLKVLPTDFTGFRDLLRQRHARVMEARPDKAPGAFKERENRAGNTVFVAPDLVDGTLERGFEFLQALDDPFQRAVYMMVLVAEVHPFADGNGRIARIMMNAELVARDQERIIIPTAYRTDYLGALKAFSHNGLTDPLIRMLDVAQSYTHRMDWTDLERARADLAATNAFAEGSDAKLKWG; encoded by the coding sequence ATGTCCGAATTTTCCCTTGCTGCGCTGCCAGAGGTCTTCGTCTCGGACAGCTCGATCTCCAAGACCGTTTACGAAGCGGTCGAGCGAGGGAAGCTTCGTAAGCTCGGGTCACGCCTCTACACGCGGAATCTGACCGAGGATCCCAAGCGCCTTATCAGGCGCAACTGGTATAACCTCATCGCCTCCTACTATCCCGATGCCGTGATCGCGGATCGAACTGCGCTTGAGAACAAACCCGCCGAAGATGGCTCGGTGTTTCTGATTTCAGCCAAGAGGCGTGAGGTCGAGTTACCCGGCTTGACCTTCCGGCCGCGCGTTGGGCCAAAGCCGATCGACAGCGATCGACCGTTCAGCGGCGTAAGGCTCGCGTCCATCCCCCGCGCCTATCTTGAGAATCTGCGGGAATCGCGCGCGCGGGGCGGACGGCTGACTCGCACCATGTCGCGCGACGAACTTGAAAAACGCCTCGATGCGCTGATCCGCCAGCAAGGCGAGGCCGCTGCAAACCGGCTGCGCGACGATGCCAAGGCAATCGCACCGAAGCTGGGATATGAGGCGGAAGCCGCCGAACTCAATGAGCTGATCGGCAGTTTGCTCGGCACCCGCGACGGCGACCTGTCAAGTGCGGTTGGCAAGGCGCGCCATGCCGGTCAGCCATTCGATCCCGACCGAATCCGCCTGTTCGAGACTCTGTTCGCGGCCCTGCGTGACACGTTCGTCGAGCGCCGGCCAGCGCCCGAACGCGACGGTGAAGCGAGCGCGACACTTGCTTTTTTTGAAGCCTATTTCTCGAACTTCATCGAAGGCACTGAATTTACAGTCGAAGAAGCCGCCGAAATCGTCTTTGAGGGCGTCATCCCGCAAGAACGGCCCGCCGACGCGCACGATGTCCTGGGGACATTTCGCGTCGTGTCGGATCTGGCGCATCTCAAGGTGCTTCCGACCGACTTCACGGGCTTCCGCGACCTGCTGCGCCAGCGCCACGCGAGGGTGATGGAAGCCCGCCCGGACAAAGCGCCCGGCGCGTTCAAGGAGCGGGAAAATCGCGCGGGTAACACGGTGTTTGTTGCGCCCGATCTGGTCGATGGCACCCTGGAGCGCGGCTTCGAGTTTCTTCAGGCCTTGGACGATCCGTTCCAGCGCGCTGTCTATATGATGGTGCTGGTCGCGGAGGTGCATCCTTTCGCCGATGGCAACGGGCGGATCGCGCGGATCATGATGAATGCCGAACTCGTGGCGCGCGATCAGGAACGCATCATCATCCCCACGGCCTATCGAACCGACTATCTGGGGGCGCTCAAGGCATTCTCGCATAATGGCCTCACCGATCCGCTCATTCGGATGCTCGATGTCGCGCAATCCTACACCCATCGGATGGACTGGACCGATCTGGAGCGCGCGCGCGCCGATTTGGCGGCGACCAATGCGTTCGCCGAAGGCAGCGATGCCAAGCTCAAATGGGGTTGA
- a CDS encoding SNF2-related protein: MPVKNEMITDYHSKYLASDLVRRRSSDSNDKLAVAVAGAQVDMNPHQVDAALFAFASPLSKGALLADEVGLGKTIEAGLVISQRWAEGKRRVLIIAPSNLRKQWYQELNEKFFIPCSIIESKSYNAAVKAGDFRPFDMNGSVVICSYQFARNKAADVHSTPWDLVVIDEAHRLRNVYKPSNVIANTLKMALAERHKLLLTATPLQNSLLELFGLVSFIDEHTFGDLKSFREQFANLSQERTFEILRERLRPVCHRTLRRQVTAYVPYTKRHAILEEFSPDDAEDRLYNLVTEYLQRENLQALPPSQRSLMTLVLRKLLASSTFAIAGALQSISNRLQKRLDQARPPQSLVDELDEDYETLAETAEEWADDDVEPLTEADQRALETEIAELRDFAALAASIEQNAKGKALLKALEVGFAKARDLGADEKAIIFTESRRTQSYLLRVLADSPFADRIVLFNGTNTDDESKAIYREWLSRHEGSDRVTGSRTADMRSALVDYFREQGRIMIATEAGAEGINLQFCSMVVNYDLPWNPQRIEQRIGRCHRYGQKHDVVVVNFLNRKNEADQRVYQLLSEKFELFEGVFGASDEVLGAIESGVDFEKRIAGIYQQCRQTDEIKSAFDELQLELTLEINEAMTHARRKLLENFDDEVREKLKMRNADTNLHLSQFERQLMKLAAHELDGDADFIDSSSFRLNAVPHWLSGEGVPTGLYELPRRTGDAHLFRVNHPLGQAIVARAQSRDLPVVEIAFDYSGHEGRISQIELLKGQSGWLAASMLSVEALGQSEDHLLLAGTTDDGTVLSAEATSRMMTIAGNVTGSATEPDTVAAALGQSLAEQQARIRRDISERNARFFEIEANKLDGWADDLKVGLERELKELDRQIKEARRAATLAQTLEDKLAGQKAVKALETERSNKRRSLFDAQDKIDEQRAVLISQIEGKLEQSAETKPLFTIRWSVK; this comes from the coding sequence GTGCCGGTGAAGAATGAAATGATTACAGATTATCACTCAAAATACTTGGCCAGCGATCTTGTTCGGCGGAGGTCATCCGACAGCAACGATAAGCTGGCGGTAGCAGTCGCTGGCGCGCAGGTGGATATGAACCCGCATCAAGTTGATGCGGCCCTGTTCGCGTTCGCTTCTCCCTTGTCGAAAGGGGCATTGCTCGCTGATGAGGTCGGTCTTGGAAAGACCATTGAAGCGGGCCTGGTCATTTCCCAACGCTGGGCCGAGGGCAAACGGCGCGTGTTGATCATCGCTCCGTCCAATCTGCGTAAGCAGTGGTATCAGGAATTGAACGAAAAGTTCTTCATTCCCTGCTCCATCATTGAATCGAAGTCATACAACGCCGCCGTCAAGGCAGGCGATTTCCGACCGTTCGACATGAATGGCAGTGTCGTGATCTGCTCCTACCAGTTTGCCCGAAACAAGGCGGCAGACGTGCATTCCACGCCGTGGGATCTCGTCGTTATCGACGAAGCTCATCGGCTGCGGAACGTCTATAAGCCGTCGAATGTGATCGCCAACACGCTGAAGATGGCCCTGGCGGAGCGGCACAAACTCTTGCTGACGGCGACGCCGCTGCAAAACTCACTGCTTGAACTGTTCGGACTTGTCAGCTTCATCGACGAACATACGTTCGGCGATTTGAAGAGCTTTCGCGAGCAATTCGCCAATCTGTCGCAGGAACGCACCTTCGAGATTCTGCGCGAGAGGTTGCGGCCGGTTTGTCACCGGACGCTTCGTCGGCAGGTGACAGCCTATGTCCCCTACACCAAGCGTCATGCGATTTTGGAGGAGTTCAGCCCGGACGACGCGGAAGATCGGCTCTATAATCTCGTGACCGAGTATTTGCAGCGCGAGAATCTCCAAGCGCTGCCCCCCAGCCAACGGTCGTTGATGACGCTCGTTCTGCGCAAGCTGCTTGCTTCATCCACTTTCGCGATTGCGGGAGCATTGCAGTCGATTTCCAACCGGCTCCAGAAGCGGTTGGATCAGGCCCGCCCTCCACAGTCACTCGTCGATGAACTCGACGAGGACTATGAAACCCTTGCCGAGACGGCCGAAGAATGGGCCGATGACGACGTCGAACCGCTTACCGAAGCAGATCAACGCGCGCTCGAAACCGAGATCGCCGAGCTGCGCGACTTTGCCGCTCTCGCGGCCTCCATCGAGCAAAACGCGAAGGGCAAGGCGCTTCTGAAAGCCCTTGAAGTCGGCTTCGCCAAGGCGCGCGATTTGGGTGCCGATGAAAAGGCGATCATCTTCACTGAATCGCGTCGCACCCAATCCTATCTGCTGCGGGTTCTGGCCGACAGCCCGTTCGCCGACCGAATCGTCCTATTCAACGGCACCAACACAGATGACGAGTCGAAGGCGATCTACCGTGAATGGTTGTCCCGCCACGAAGGTTCGGATCGTGTAACGGGGTCCAGAACCGCCGATATGCGCTCCGCGCTGGTCGATTATTTCCGCGAGCAGGGCCGGATAATGATCGCCACCGAGGCCGGTGCAGAGGGCATCAATCTTCAATTTTGCTCGATGGTCGTGAACTACGACCTACCGTGGAATCCGCAACGTATCGAGCAGCGCATCGGGCGCTGTCATCGTTACGGCCAGAAGCACGATGTCGTCGTCGTCAATTTCCTGAATCGGAAGAACGAAGCCGACCAGCGCGTTTATCAATTGCTTTCCGAGAAATTCGAGCTGTTCGAGGGCGTGTTCGGCGCGAGCGACGAAGTGCTAGGTGCAATTGAATCGGGCGTCGATTTCGAGAAGCGGATCGCCGGTATCTACCAGCAGTGCCGCCAGACCGACGAGATCAAGTCCGCGTTCGACGAACTCCAGCTCGAACTCACCCTTGAGATCAATGAGGCGATGACTCACGCACGGCGCAAGCTGCTTGAGAATTTCGATGACGAGGTGCGCGAGAAGCTCAAGATGCGCAATGCCGACACGAACTTGCACCTCAGCCAGTTCGAGCGGCAGTTGATGAAATTGGCGGCGCATGAGCTGGACGGTGATGCCGACTTCATCGACTCATCTTCGTTCCGGCTCAATGCCGTTCCGCATTGGCTTTCGGGCGAGGGCGTTCCCACCGGCCTGTATGAATTGCCGCGCCGCACCGGCGACGCGCATCTGTTCCGCGTCAATCATCCGCTCGGTCAGGCCATCGTTGCCCGCGCGCAATCGCGCGACCTGCCCGTTGTCGAGATCGCCTTCGATTATTCAGGGCATGAAGGGCGCATTTCCCAAATCGAACTACTGAAAGGCCAATCGGGCTGGCTCGCAGCGTCGATGCTTTCGGTCGAGGCGTTGGGCCAGAGTGAGGATCACCTGTTGCTCGCGGGAACGACCGACGACGGCACGGTGCTCAGCGCCGAGGCGACCTCGCGGATGATGACGATCGCCGGCAATGTCACTGGATCGGCCACGGAGCCCGATACGGTCGCCGCCGCGCTTGGGCAGTCGCTGGCGGAGCAACAGGCCCGCATCCGGCGCGACATATCCGAACGCAATGCTCGTTTCTTCGAGATCGAGGCCAACAAGCTCGATGGATGGGCGGACGATTTGAAAGTCGGCCTGGAGCGGGAGCTGAAGGAGCTTGATCGCCAGATCAAGGAAGCCCGCCGCGCCGCCACCCTGGCGCAAACGCTGGAAGACAAGCTGGCGGGGCAAAAGGCGGTCAAGGCGCTCGAAACCGAACGCTCGAACAAGCGCCGTTCGTTGTTCGACGCGCAGGATAAGATCGACGAGCAGCGGGCGGTGTTGATTTCCCAGATCGAGGGTAAGCTGGAACAGAGCGCGGAGACCAAGCCGCTGTTTACGATCCGGTGGAGTGTGAAATGA
- a CDS encoding AAA family ATPase yields the protein MTVAPLKSLTLTAFRGASETFKLDFEPKTKLTIVYGENGTGKTTICDAFEVLAKGEAGSLKDKGIDATRHKYLNSAKKKPEDLAVSLETAQGAACTGKLSGKNVMVTPESGRPRLAIMRRKQMLDFVEATPGERYTAIAKFIDITAFEQSEAHLKKLVGDLEAEKVDAGKEVFGSYTALADVYASAGNAPGQNPAEWAAELLAQPEGNEAQEQAAVDMLVVQYQALCAYPGQLLARESVVATAQSDFDTAQAEMAASASAATASANELVAVLEAGQHYLEAHPNTDVCPLCESAERAPGLATTIKDRLSQFEAVRAAKAKLDKCRSTLDRASADLALLQSGYAENLTGYQSARTGFAWDQKYTFPESLPPQAIADLQVWLDANNDLHGKWKDIEASLRQGKERRENAGRALQRYNDNTAKVAELGALIPKLEQAYALVKSQRQAFTDNIIAEIAAKVGELYEKVHKGEGKDKIALAIDHAKRASIDLNAEFSGQDAPPQAYFSQSHLDTLGLCIFLALALREKPDETVLILDDVLGSVDEPHVDRVIEMICATTKEFRHTLITTHYGPWRHKYRWGMIKGVHPCQFVHLLGTGLDGVIQATGSIPETERLRAMTLQQPQDLQAIVGKAGVVLEALLIFVAERYACRLPFKPNGRHALGDLLPYVKGKLRDELHIEIVESDGTTVTVKDKIQFKPILDEISAIVTVRNEVGAHFNTDGFDVPDAKALAFANHVMALADAMICPDHGWPTSDRSGDHWANSGGTRRMRPLKEPK from the coding sequence ATGACCGTGGCGCCCCTAAAATCCCTCACGCTGACGGCGTTTCGTGGTGCTTCCGAAACCTTCAAGCTGGACTTCGAGCCGAAGACGAAGCTGACCATCGTCTATGGTGAGAATGGCACCGGCAAGACGACCATCTGCGATGCGTTCGAGGTTCTCGCAAAGGGAGAGGCAGGGTCGCTCAAGGACAAGGGAATCGATGCGACCCGGCATAAATACCTGAATAGTGCGAAGAAGAAGCCAGAGGACTTGGCGGTTTCGCTGGAAACCGCGCAGGGCGCGGCCTGCACCGGCAAGCTGAGCGGCAAAAATGTCATGGTGACGCCGGAATCTGGGCGGCCGCGGCTAGCAATTATGCGTCGCAAGCAGATGCTCGATTTCGTCGAAGCGACGCCTGGCGAACGATATACGGCCATCGCCAAGTTTATTGACATAACGGCCTTTGAGCAATCGGAGGCGCACCTAAAGAAACTTGTTGGCGACCTCGAAGCCGAAAAGGTCGATGCTGGCAAAGAGGTGTTTGGGAGCTACACGGCGCTTGCCGATGTTTATGCTTCGGCAGGCAATGCGCCGGGGCAAAATCCAGCAGAATGGGCCGCAGAGCTGCTGGCCCAGCCCGAGGGGAATGAGGCTCAGGAACAAGCTGCCGTCGATATGCTTGTCGTTCAGTATCAGGCGCTGTGCGCTTACCCCGGTCAGCTTCTGGCGCGTGAATCCGTCGTCGCCACGGCGCAGTCGGATTTCGACACGGCCCAAGCGGAAATGGCTGCATCGGCCAGCGCCGCGACGGCGAGCGCCAATGAACTGGTCGCAGTGCTGGAGGCGGGGCAACACTATCTTGAAGCACATCCCAATACCGATGTTTGCCCCCTATGCGAAAGCGCCGAGCGGGCCCCCGGATTGGCAACCACGATCAAGGATCGACTCAGTCAGTTTGAAGCGGTCCGCGCGGCGAAGGCCAAACTCGACAAGTGCCGCTCGACGCTTGATCGGGCCAGCGCGGACTTGGCGCTTCTGCAATCCGGCTATGCGGAAAACCTGACCGGCTATCAGTCGGCCAGGACGGGTTTCGCCTGGGATCAGAAATACACGTTTCCCGAATCCCTGCCGCCGCAGGCCATCGCGGATTTGCAGGTTTGGCTGGATGCCAACAACGATCTTCATGGCAAGTGGAAGGACATCGAAGCATCGTTGCGGCAGGGTAAAGAGCGTCGGGAAAACGCGGGACGCGCACTGCAACGCTACAACGATAACACGGCAAAGGTTGCCGAACTCGGCGCGCTTATCCCAAAACTGGAGCAAGCCTATGCGCTGGTGAAAAGCCAGCGGCAGGCTTTTACCGACAACATCATCGCCGAAATCGCGGCGAAGGTCGGTGAGCTGTATGAGAAAGTCCATAAGGGCGAGGGCAAGGACAAGATCGCGCTGGCAATTGACCATGCGAAGCGCGCTTCGATTGACCTGAACGCGGAATTTTCCGGGCAAGACGCGCCGCCGCAAGCCTATTTCAGCCAGTCGCACCTCGACACGCTCGGACTTTGCATCTTTCTCGCATTGGCGTTGCGGGAGAAGCCCGATGAAACCGTGCTGATCCTGGATGACGTGCTAGGCAGTGTCGATGAACCGCATGTCGATCGGGTGATTGAGATGATCTGCGCGACGACGAAGGAATTTCGTCACACGCTTATCACCACGCACTACGGGCCTTGGCGGCACAAATATCGCTGGGGAATGATCAAGGGCGTCCATCCCTGCCAGTTCGTGCATCTGCTCGGCACCGGGCTTGATGGTGTGATTCAAGCGACCGGATCAATTCCCGAAACCGAACGCCTGCGAGCGATGACGCTCCAACAGCCGCAAGACCTGCAAGCCATTGTCGGGAAGGCGGGTGTGGTTCTGGAGGCGCTGCTGATCTTCGTGGCTGAACGCTATGCGTGCCGATTGCCGTTCAAACCGAACGGCAGGCACGCGCTTGGGGATTTGTTGCCCTACGTCAAAGGCAAATTGCGAGACGAGCTGCATATCGAAATCGTCGAGAGCGACGGGACGACCGTGACCGTCAAAGACAAGATCCAATTCAAGCCGATCCTGGACGAAATTTCCGCCATCGTGACCGTGCGCAACGAAGTCGGTGCGCATTTCAACACCGATGGGTTTGACGTTCCCGATGCGAAGGCGCTGGCCTTTGCCAATCACGTCATGGCGCTGGCGGACGCCATGATCTGCCCCGATCATGGCTGGCCGACGAGCGACCGATCCGGCGATCATTGGGCGAACAGCGGCGGAACGCGCCGGATGCGCCCCCTGAAGGAACCCAAATAG
- a CDS encoding site-specific DNA-methyltransferase, which produces MTKKQKLELTWVGKENRPRLEPRILIEDPAKSYHAAARVSDADIFDNVLIHGDNLLALKALEADYAGKVKCVFIDPPYNTGSAFTHYDDGLEHSIWLGLMRDRLEIIRRLLSDDGSLWITIDDNEAHYLKVLCDEIFGRPNFVASAVWQKRYSRENREAIGDAHDYVLIYAKESLRFKRVRNRVPMTEAQEKIYKNPNNHPRGRWRGIPMTAQGYRPNQMYEIVAPGGAVHVPPEGRCWSTIEPEFKKLLDEGRIYFGKDGNSQPNIIRFLDEVEGLVPWTWWPHEEVGHTDEAMKEMHGIYGKADPFPTPKPERLINRILHIATNPGDLVLDSFAGSGTTGAVAHKMGRRWIMVELGDHCTSHIVPRLQQVIDGSDQGGISKSAEWKGGGGFRYYELAPSLLETDKWGREVISREYDAAMLAQALCKLEGFTYAPSDSVYWQQGHSSETDFLYVTTQTLGPEELAALSEDVGEGRSLLILCAAFRGNADLWPNLTLRKIPNHIRSKCEWGHDDYSLNVANLPMAEPEPAPPPPAQGGLFDGEDG; this is translated from the coding sequence ATGACCAAAAAACAGAAACTCGAACTAACATGGGTGGGGAAGGAGAACCGGCCCCGGCTGGAGCCGCGTATCCTGATCGAAGACCCGGCGAAGAGCTATCACGCCGCCGCGCGGGTTTCGGATGCAGACATTTTCGACAATGTGCTGATCCACGGCGACAATCTGCTCGCGCTCAAGGCGCTGGAGGCGGATTATGCGGGCAAGGTGAAGTGCGTCTTCATCGACCCGCCCTACAACACCGGCAGCGCCTTTACCCATTATGATGATGGGCTGGAGCATTCGATCTGGCTGGGCCTGATGCGCGACCGGCTGGAGATCATCCGCCGCTTGCTGTCAGATGATGGCTCGCTGTGGATCACCATCGACGACAATGAAGCGCACTACCTGAAAGTGCTGTGCGACGAGATTTTTGGCCGACCGAACTTCGTTGCGAGTGCCGTCTGGCAAAAACGATATTCGCGGGAAAACCGCGAGGCGATTGGCGATGCACATGACTACGTTCTGATTTACGCCAAAGAATCGTTGCGGTTTAAGCGCGTCAGAAATCGGGTTCCGATGACTGAAGCGCAGGAGAAGATTTACAAAAACCCGAATAACCATCCGAGGGGGCGATGGCGCGGAATCCCGATGACCGCCCAGGGTTATCGACCAAATCAGATGTATGAGATCGTTGCCCCTGGCGGTGCAGTTCATGTGCCGCCCGAAGGGCGCTGTTGGTCAACTATCGAGCCCGAATTTAAGAAGCTGCTCGATGAAGGGCGCATTTATTTCGGCAAGGATGGTAACAGTCAGCCAAACATAATCAGGTTCCTCGATGAAGTCGAAGGACTTGTGCCTTGGACGTGGTGGCCTCATGAGGAAGTCGGTCACACCGACGAAGCCATGAAGGAAATGCACGGCATTTACGGGAAGGCTGACCCATTCCCGACCCCCAAGCCGGAAAGGCTCATCAACCGCATTTTGCACATCGCCACCAACCCCGGCGATCTTGTTCTCGATTCCTTTGCCGGCTCCGGCACCACGGGCGCTGTAGCGCATAAGATGGGCCGTCGCTGGATCATGGTCGAGCTGGGGGACCATTGCACCTCGCATATCGTGCCGCGCTTGCAGCAGGTCATCGACGGCAGCGATCAGGGTGGCATCAGCAAGTCGGCTGAGTGGAAGGGCGGCGGCGGATTCCGCTATTACGAGCTGGCACCCTCTTTGCTCGAAACCGACAAATGGGGCCGGGAGGTCATCAGCCGCGAGTATGACGCCGCCATGCTGGCGCAGGCTTTGTGCAAGCTGGAGGGCTTTACCTATGCGCCGAGCGATAGCGTTTATTGGCAGCAGGGCCATTCGTCCGAAACCGACTTCCTCTATGTCACCACGCAGACCCTGGGGCCGGAGGAACTGGCTGCGCTGTCCGAGGATGTCGGCGAAGGTCGTTCACTGCTGATCTTGTGCGCCGCGTTCCGAGGCAATGCCGATCTTTGGCCCAACCTAACTTTGCGCAAAATCCCCAACCACATCCGCAGCAAGTGCGAATGGGGGCATGACGATTATTCGCTCAACGTCGCCAATCTGCCGATGGCCGAGCCGGAACCCGCGCCGCCACCGCCCGCGCAAGGCGGTCTGTTCGACGGGGAGGACGGCTAA